Genomic segment of Thermoplasmata archaeon:
TGGGAGAACTGCGAGAAATTGTAGAATGTGGTTCTGTGATTGGAGAGTCATTTAACCCAGAAATTGTAGCCACGGTGTTCGGAATTGACAGATTTCAGATGCTCAGAAAATTGCGGAACATAGAACATTCTGGGCTCATCACATTTGTAGGCAACGATTGCGCCTTTGCCCACACACTTGCGAGAGAAGTGACTTATCAGTCAATTCCACAGCCAATGAGGGCAATGTACCACGAAAAAGTCGCCGAAGCCCTTGAAAAAATTTACAAGGATAGAATTGAGAGCATTTTGAGCAGGATTGGCTATCACTATTACAAAGCAGGGAATTCTGGTAAAGCATTGCCTTACCTTCTGAAAGGCATCAAAAATGCAGAAACAAAATTTGCAAATGAAGAAGCCCTACAGTTAATTGGTTATGCAAAAGAACTTTCTGAGAATGATGAAAGTTTGAAGGAAGTATATGTTGGACTTCTTGAAAAAGAGGGAGACATTTACCAGATCACTGGCAGATACAAAGAGGCATTACAGGTATATTCCACACTGCTCCAGTTCACCTCAGCTCCTGAGCGAATCTACAGAAAGATTGGGGAATGTGCTCATGCCACTGGCAACTATGAGGAAGGGTTAGAGTATATAAAAAAAGGACTGGAAAATGTGGATAAGTCAAACAGGGAATATGGAAGATTGCGGCTGCTGGAGGGCACAATTCACTACAGGAAAGGAGAGATAGAGGAGGCACAACAAATTTATCTGGAAATACTTGCCGTGTTTGAGGAATTTGGGGCAGAGGATCGAGATAGGGCTTTGTTGCTTAACAACCTCGGAAATGTGTATTTTGAAAAAAGAGAGTTGAAGAAAGCCCTGGATTACTACAGATTGAGTTTAGGAATAAGAGAGAAAATAAACGAGCATCTAACAATTGCTGGTTCCTACAACAACATAGGAATTGTTTACAGATACATGCACGAGTACAGCACAGCTCTTGCCTACTTCCAGAAGAGTTTGAAGCAAGCTGAAAAGTGTGGGCATCTCTGGGGCATGATTTTCCCATTGGATAACATGGCAGACCTCTACTTCGCAATTGGTGATTTGGATAATTGTATGCAAACCTACAAAACAGAAATCCAGTATCTTAAAAAGATTGAGAACCTGCACGCGTTAATCAATACTTATGGGAAACTCGCAAAGGCATTTGCTAAGCATGAACGATTTAATGAGGCAATGGAATGTCTTGTTGAATCTGGAGGTTATGTGCTGAAAACAAACAATCCCTTGCTTCTTGCTGGACATTTTCTAGCACATGTGGCGGTTTACAGAGAACAGGAAAAATATGAGAGAGGACTGGAATTTGTGGATAAAGCATTGCTGGAACTGAAAAAGGTAAAGAACGACGAACGAGGTAAAATACTACTTTTGAATGCCATTTCAGACAAGAGCGACTTGCTTTGCTCTCTGGGAAGAAAGGCAGAGGCAGAGAAAATTTGCACTACCATTTTCAACAACTTTTCAGCAATGGATGTGGCAAAGGCAGCGGGTTATGCTTACATCACCTATGGTAAGATTCTAGCAGACCAAGGAAAAATTGGAGAGGCAAGAAGCAAGTTTTATCAGGGAGTGGAAGCGTTGATGCTTTATGGTGGAGAATACAGAACTGCATGTGGTTATCTTGCATGGGGAGAGGTAGAAAAAGGTGCTGGTAATCGAGAGGAGGCAGATAAACTCATAGACAAAGCGATCAAGATGTTTAGCATGATGAAAATCAAACGAAAAATAGAGGAGGCGAGAAAGCTTTTGGAAAGTTAGCTTTCCTCTTTTTTCGAAGAATGAGAAGTGCAAAGTTGCAAATAACCAGCACAGAAACTTGGACTATGGATAGCTCACTAACTGGACTTCCTAGGGGATACCAATCACTTGCTCCAGCCCCACCATTAATTGGGTAGGCATTCGCAGTGCCGTTGCCATTGCCATCCCAGTTACTCCAGTAGTTTCCTTCCAGAGCTGTGTTGTCATACCAGTAGTTACTGCCGACATCGTCGTAGGCTTGGCAATTGCCAGAAACACCTTTGCCTGCACCGTTGTTGCCGATGAAGTTGTTGTGGTGAATTGTGTTGCTGGTAGAACCAGATGTGATATTCATGCCGTAGTAGGTATTGTTGCAAATCCAGTTGTTGGTTATGTTGTTGTTGCTTGATGAATACAAGGAGATGCCATAATAGTTGTCCGAGGCATTGTTGTTTGTGATGTTGTTGTTGCTTGAGGAAGACAAGCGGATGCCATCTATGGAGTTGTCTGAGGCATTGTTATAGGTTATGATGTTTTTGATAGAGGCCCCCAAGAAGATGCCGAGGTCGTTGTTAGAAGCTGTGTTGTTGGTTATGGTGTTGCTGTCTGAAAGGTAATCCAAGACGATGCCGTATTTGGTGTTGCTTGAGGCAGTGTTGTTGATTATGGTGTTGTTGCTTGAGTAATACAAGTAGATTCCACTGTCGAAGTTACCAAAGGCAGTGTTGTCAGTTATGGTGTTATTGCTGGAGCACCACAAGTAGATGCCATTCCATGAGTTGCCCGAGGCAGTGGTGTTGGTTACGGTGTTGTTGCTAGAGGAACTCAAGAAGATGCCATTGATGTTGTCAGAGGCTGTGTTGTTTTCCAACACTCCGTTCTTTACATTATTTAGTGCAATGCCTGCACCATTGGGTTGAGTGTCTGTACTTGTTGCATAATACACATTACAGTTTCTTATCACAAAATACACATCAGTGTTCTCTATCCAGATGCAATAAGTGCCTCCATTCGCATCTATTTCCCATCCTTCTATGATGTATGGATCACTCTGAGTGCCAGAGCCACCAACAACACCATTATCTGGAGTAAATTGGCTATTTTCATTTATGTGTATCGGTACATGCGGTGTGACCCTTGTTCCACCATTTGCCGCAGTATTTTCATGCCAGATTTTTCCTGCCCTGTAAGCAATCTCGCTTGCGTCCTTCTGTCCGAGCCAGTTACTCATCTCAAAGTAGAATTTGGAGTTTCCATCAATGCCTGGTAGTGTGTCAAGCCCAACACTGAGCTCAATTTTTCCATCGCTCAAACCATGAGCAATGTTTGGATTCTGGATTTCCTCTGCCTTAACACCATTCTCCCACTTCCATGCCTTTGCACTGATTACCTGCCCATTCCTCCCTTGTAACTCAATCAGATAACCATGGGAAATCATTGCTGGATTGAAGGTGTTGATTGTAGAGTTCATCAAATCAATGTAAACTCTTGCCACATCCATGCCCAGATTTTCTTTTATCACCACTGGCATAGATGGTCCTGGCTGCACTGGTGGTCTGGCACCAAGCACAGGAATTTCGCAGCCAGCAAGCATTGTGCCATCTACTGCCATGTAGAAGTAGGCATTGTTTGTTATTGCACTTGCATACTCCAGCAAATCAATGTTTTTATCAGCATCACCAGGCACATCTACACCTTTCTGTACACCCTGCCAGTCACCAAATGCACCGTCTATAACAATGCCCGAAGGCAGAGAACCAAAGTATGCTTTGCCACCATTGCCCACAATTCTGTAAGGGACATTTGTGTCCATGCTGGAAACTGCAAACGCATACGCATTACCATCACTCAAGCTCTTCGCCTTGCATCTCACAGTAAGTTCTTCGTTCACTCCCAAATCTTTCTTCGGCAAATCCAGATTTGCATTCTCCACGCTCAAACTCTCCACATGCACCGCCTTGCCCTTTGCAACCAATCGCAACTCTAGCACATCCTCGTCTGCATTCACCACATCACTGCCAATAAAATTCTGGTAAACCACCAAACTTCCTTCTGTTTTGCTCACTAGGGCCATGCCCCGTTTCTCTGCATAAGCACTGCTCTCATAATGCCGCATCAGCACCAAACTCACTGGGTTCTTCAAGCCAGCAATTTTGGCATAGCCCTCAACAATGTTTGTGCTCTTTTCAACTCTTACCTCGCCAGCATTCTCCCAAGCACTGTAATTCAATTCTGGCTTCGAGGAAGCACTCTGCTCAATGAATCTTGAGGCAACGGCAGAGCGGATTTCACCCGCATAACCAGAAACTTCAATCTTCGCATCTGCACCCAGATTCTCTATTCTGTAGCCAGTGTTGGCATTTGCATCTGTATCTACAAAAATTATCAAAGCATCGTAGCCATTGTTAGCACCATTGAACAAACTGCCAGATACTTTAGCATAGAAGTAAACTCTATCGCTTTCATAGTAAACACTGTATTCGTTCAGGTTTATATCTGGATCTACAGCAACACTTGTATCTGCATAACTTGTTATTCCTTGCCAGTCATCAATTTTACCATCTACCTTTATTTTTGTCTGTGGCTGGAGTGCATACCAAACTATTAATAAAGAGGCAATCAACAGAACAACACTAATGAAAACACCAACTATCATATTTTTTTTAGTTGTTTTCTCTTTTCTCTTTTGATATCTAACCCCATTGATAAAGCTCTCTTCTTTGTTTTTTGTTCTTCGCTGCTCTAACTTCGTTTCTTTGCCCTCAACTTTCTGGGGCTCTACACCTACTCTCTTTTGTTCCTTAGGTTCCTTTTCTACATCTTCTAAAATCTCCTTTATTATACTGTCAAGGGTTTCTACTTTATTGGGTTCGACATTATCTATTCTATTAGGAGTGAGAAATGCTCCACAAGATGGACAAAAGGTCTGGCTCTCATCCACTCGCTTGCCGCATTTCGCACATCTTACAAAAACCTTCACCCCAACATGGGTATAATCCCCAATCTTCATTAACTTCACATACTCTAATAACAAAGCTCTCTCTTTCTCCTTAAATATCTTCGGAGGAGCATAAATAAGAAATACTGAATCATGTAGAGATACAAAATCAGCCATTGCTTTCACAAATTCAAGGAGTTTATCAAAATCGTTCCTAGACATAAGAAGAGAGATAGCATCAACCACAACAACGGACTTCTTGTGATTTTTAACAAACTCTAGAATTGTTTGAGTAACTTCAAATTCCAATCTCCTTGGATCCAGGGTTTTGTGTTTCTCAGTGGGAGATGTGGTGAGCCAGTATCCCTCTTCCTTCCTCAACCATGGAAACTCTTCAATCAACAGGTCTGGGTTCCGCTTTGTAATATAAATTAATTTAAAGCCCCTAGAAACTATCTTTTCTGCCACTAAATAAACTGTACTCTCTGTCGTGCTCATGTATCCTTTACCAACGTCCACAGAGATTTCTTCAGGGGGCAATTTATTACCTCCTAGTCTTGTTTCGTCAGGTAAAACTTATATATAATTCCTTCTTAATCGTCAAAAATTCGTACCTGGACTCGCCTATTTTTACTGGTTTTTCTAAACCTTCCTGTCAAAGTACGGGCTCTTCGCTGTTGCACTCACTGGAAAACCAATTATCATCGTCGCATCCAGCATTTTTTCCGCTTTTGCAACCGCTCCAACGGTGTACATTACCCTTGAATCCAGACCAAAAATGGCAGCGTTCTTTGCCACGGAACCCAGCGCAATGCCCAGGTCAATCAACTTGAAAGCACAGTTTGGGCCCTCAAACTCACCACTTTTCCTTCCAAACTCGTCAAAGCCCTTGCAGCCGAGCCCGCAAGCCATACAATCAAAACCCATTGCTTTGTGCGGTTTTATCCCTATGAGAAGGACAGCATCCGATTGCTCTACATTTTTACCGTCTCTTTCATAACGCTTTTTTCCTGTTTTCTCAGCCATTGCAAACATTGCCCTTGCAAGCTTCCCTTTCTCCTCACCTGCTAGAACCTTCATCACGAGGGAATCCTCACCACGCCCTTTCGGTGCAGTCTGGGCAGTCACCATCAAATACTCAGCCAACCGTTTCACATACTCCTCGAGTTCACTCATTTTTCACCACCACCTGAATACCTGGTTTGAAAGGCATCGCCACCTGTGCCTTCTTTTCTGCTGGATGGGCATCAGCATTTTTTACCTCTACCTCTACACCAAACTCCCCAGCAAGAAATTCCCTTGCCTCCTGCAGGAACTGATATTCATCAAAGAATATGTATTTCTCACCCTTCTTTTTTATCTCTTCCAAAAGTTTCGGCACTGTTTTCTGGATTTCTTTTGCATGCTGCTTTAATGTAGGTTTTTCCATCAATTCCTTCATTATCTGGCTCCTCTCCTTTGAGATGTTCATTGCTATTTCCTTCGCAAGTTCCTGCTTCCATTTTGCAGCCACATAAAGCTCTATTTTTTCTGGCTTGCCCTTAACAAGTTTCAGAATGTTTCTTATGTCCTCCACCAAGGCCTGAAGAAACTCCTCCTTTCTTTCTGCTTCCTCGCTCTGTTTGTAGCTTTCTGGTGCGGGCAAGGGCTCCGAAGAGATTAAAGTGCTGTTCTCAAGATGCCAGATTTCCTCGCAGATGTTTGGCACAAAAGGTGCAAGGCATTTGAGATAATCCATGTAGATTTTTTGTGCCAGCTTGCTTTTTCCACCTCGCTTTATATACCATCGCAGGTCATTGTAAAACTCGAAGAAGAGCACATTCGCAGATTCTCGCAATGCAAATTTTTCCATGTATTGATGAGCTAAAACCAGCGTTTTTGCAAACCTGCTTTCTAACCAGGTCTCGAGATGCCCCTTGAGTTCACTCTCAAATTTTGCCAGTTCCTCATATTGCGCGTAAATTTTCTCCACCCTGTTTTTGTAGGTGAGTACCGTTTCCTCATCCCATTCCAGGTCTGCATCTGGAGAGGCAGCATGTGCGTAGTAAAGGCGGAGGGCATCAACGCCAAACTTCTCAGCAATTCTGGGAATTGCCACCATTCCACCCTTCGACTTTGAAATTTTCTCGCCGGATTTCATTGTGAGATGCCAGTTTACAAAAATCCCTCTGGGCCAGTGTTTCTCACTGAGAATTGCCACATGGTTCATCAGGAATACAGGGAAATGCACTGTCTTATGTTCTTTGCCACCCAGATTAATGTCAAGCGGATACCAGTATTCAAAGTCCTCTCTGATTTTTTCCTGGATTTCTTTAATTTCTGCGTTTCCTTCACCTTTGTCAAGGAAAACATAGTCAAAGAATGCAGAATTCATTTGCTCTGGCTTCAGCAACCCCTCGTTCACATACTTTGAAATTATGTAGAATGCGGGATAAAGCGTAGAATCTGAAATCGGCTCAATTATCCAGCCCGCTTTGTACGGGAATTCGGTGCCAAGCCATCTCCCCTTTCTGATGCATGCCCTGTCGCTGTACCAGTCAATCACTTTCTTTATTTCATCGTGATAAGTTTGAGGGTAGAGTGCCATTTTCTCAGAATGGCTCTTGGATTTTTCCTTGAGTTCTGGGTCGCTGTACTTTATGAACCATTGGTCTGGCACAACTGAGATTATTACACGAGTGCCGCATCTGCACACAACCTCCTCAGAGAACTCATACATCTTGTCTGCCACGCCTTGTGCAACAAAATCTTCCTTAATCCTGTCCTTCACCTCGGAAATCTTTTTTCCTGCATAAGCACCGCAAATCTGCTTCAACCTGCCATTGTGAAACTCCTTTTTATAAACAATGGTTGTTGCCTCATCCAGCTTTGCTCTATCCTTTGTGTCCTTTATTCCGAGCTGGGTGCAAATATCCACTGCTGACATTCCTCTATCAGGAAAATGGTCAATTGCGGGCTTGACAGGGGCACGGGTTTCCATTGGATTATCCTCTTCCACAACTTCTATCAACGAAATTGGCTTGATTTTAGCAATCTCCTCCTTACTTAATCCGTATTTCTCTGCGTTCTCCTTCAGTTCGAGAAGGGCTGCCCAGTCATATGGTGCATGGGCAGGAACAGACATCACAACACCAGTTGCCACATTCCCATCGACAAATTCCCCAGGCAAGATAGGAATTTCACGATTGACAACAGGAGCAATACATTGCTTTCCAAGCATTTCCTTTACATCTATCTCGCCCAGAATTTTCCCGTTTTTCTGGTGCAGAAGTTTCTTTGCTGCTTCCTCGCTGACGATGTATTTCTCGCCTCCTAATTCCAGAAGCACATACTTTATGTTCGGGTTGAGCCAGATATTCGTAACACCAAAAATTGTTTCAGGGCGGAGTGTTGCAGCAGGGAGATAGTAATCACCGTATTTAAATTTGAGAAGCGTAAACTCCAGAATTTCTGCATTGCCACCTCTGGAAATGTCTGTCTCAGATGGGTCAACAGCCACAGGACCACAATTTGGGCAGAGCGGTGCATGGTGTTCCTTCTTAACTAACAGTCCTTTTTCCATCAATTTTTCAAATTGCCAGGTTATGAATTTTTTGTATTCAGGGGAAATTGTGATGAGGGTTCTGCTCCAATCTATCAGAAATCCAAATTGCTTCCACATTGATATGTAGATTTTCATTAATTCATAGGATGCGGTTTCTGGTTCTCTCATCCGCTCAATTGTTGCATCGTCCAAACCAAGTTCTTTCAATTGCGAGAGAGTAATCGGGTCATTGGTCTCAACTTTCTTTGCAAATGCAACTGCAGGAATGCCTGAGGCATGCACACCTGCTGGGAAAAGCACATCGTAGCCAAGCATTCTCTTCCATCTTGTAATTATGTCTGAATACGCAAATCCACGCATGTGCCCTGCATGGAGGATGCCTGATGAGCCAGGATAGGCAAAAATCAGGAAAAACTTCTTTCCATTTCTTTTTTCTGCCTTCCAGATACCTGATTCTTCCCATATCTTTGCCCATTTCTGTTCAACCTCAACATGGTTGTAAGCGGACATGAAAGAGCCATATAGGAGGAGGTTATTGAGGATTTTGGTTGGGACTATTCCACCTTATAGCTACCAGCGTCAAAGGGCTGTTTATAATGCCCAGAGATTACAATGTTTTCTCTAATTCAGGGAACGCACCATACAACCTGCATTAAGGAAAACTTAGCAATGACTTCTATAACTCTCTTTTATGTAAGGGTTCTGTCTTTCGCAAGTCGTTTCCGTAAAGCTGCTATGCAGTGCAAACGTTCACCTATGCATAGGTTAAGCTTTAATTCTATGTGATAAAGGGAACATTAAAAAAACAGTAGTAAATAGAAGTATGCTAGTGCAAGTATTCGGAGTGTAAGGTTCCTCTTCATGGAGTGGAATATCTACTATCACCTCATTGTTGAATTGTATTGTATCATTAAAATTTATTGGAGTTACCTTACAATTAAATGTGTATGTTCCATTTGTAAGATTTAGATAGAATGAGACTATATTTAAACCATCTTCTGAGAGGTTAATAAAATCATTAAATACCAGAGATTTTCGGTTTTCATTTTTAATCCACACTACAACTTGAATTGTATAGTTAGTTATAGAATGGTTGAAATTCATGTTATGGATATATAGTTCAAGAGATCTGGTTATATTTTGGTCTCCAAGAATCGTTGAACATTTCAGGTCACCTTTACAGATAAATACATCTTGCTTATCTGATGATGCTTGTTTTATCGACAACACATACTCTGAACAAACTACAAAAGCGGAGGAAGCGTTCCATAGAATCGGATCTAGAACCAAGCCACCAGGTCGATATCTCCATACGAGCGTCCCGTCATAATCAAATATATTGATATAATTACCACCAGAAATTACGTAATTTCCTAATAAGCCTATGTTTGGCATAGATGGACCTTCACCACAAAACGTGTCTATGGCAGAACTCCATGCAATGCTTCCATTTACCAAACTCACAGCAAAAACCGAACCTGAATAATCAACTACAAAAATTCTCTCTTTTCTAAGTATTGGTGACGATGTTATCCGTGTTCCAGAAAGCATTGTCTTCCATCTAATCTCACCATTACTCTTATTGAGAAATAATACATGAGATTGATAGAACGGGTTGTCACCATATGTGGATATGGTAAGAATAATCCCCTCATCTATAATTGTAGGGCATGAAATGTCACAAATGCGGTATGGGAGTTGTTTAAGCCAAATTAACCTACCGTCCTGCAGAGAAAAGGCACCGAAATACCATTTCGAATAACCATTTTCTGTGTCCTCCCTTGCTGAAATATACACAACACCCTCTTTTATCCCTGGCACCCCATAGCCATGATAATTGAGTTCCCAAACTGCCTTCCCATCAACTGCATTTAAACACACTATTTTTCCATCGTGAAAGTATGAAACAATAACTCTTTGCTCCCCTGATGCAATCTCAAACGGCATAGAATTTTTCCTCAAGTATTTCCAGACAATAGAATTAGTAGTTGGGTTAAAGCATACTATACTCCACTCATTTGTATCTACTCCATAAATTAAGCCCTCTGAGAAGCTTATGCACCGAGAGAGAGCAATATTGAACGACTGAACTTCTCTATTATTTATGTCTAGAGCGTACAAATGTTCAGCTGGAATATATATCTTGTCATGCATCAAAAAAGGAAGGTGGCCCTTGTGATTCCAAAATCTTTCTACATACCACTCGATTGAAAAGTCAGTGGTATATCTTGGAAAAAAACCAGAGGTAGTTGAAACATTGTATTCCCCCTTGACTTCTATTGGCTCACAAAAGATAGAAAGAATGATTAGAACAAATACTCCTACACATATACTTGAAAGAATTATTCTCATATATCTCTTATCCATCAAAATTTTTTCCTGGTATTTAAAAGTTACGAATTCTGTTGCATAAAGCTAGCATTCATTCGTATTTCCATGCTTTCTAATTTGTATCTCTTGCTTTATACAAGGGCAAATCCATATTTACCCCTCTGCTATCTCTGAATTATGCAAGTCGTGGAGATAGATGGCGAGAACCTTACCGTTGCGAAATTCATTGCAGTGAGCAGAGAGCATGCAAAGGTGAAACTTGCAAAAAAGGCAGAGAAGAGAATCGCTGACTCCAGAAAAGTGATTGAAAAAATTATTGCCAGCAGCGAGCTTGCATATGGAATAAAGACAGGTTTTGGAGAACTGTGCCAGGTTTCAATTCCACAGGAAGACATTCTCAGATTGCAGGAAAATCTTGTGCGAAGCCATGCCTGTGCTGTGGGAGCGCCATTGGCAGAGGAGGTTGTACGTGGCGTTATGCTTTTGCGTGCAAATACATTTGCAAAAGGTTTTTCTGGGGTCAGATTAGAACTTGTCCAGCTGCTGATCGAAATGCTCAACCGCAACATCACACCAGTGGTTTATGAGCAGGGTTCTGTGGGTGCAAGTGGAGATCTGGCTCCACTGGCTATGGTTGCACTTGCGTTGATTGGCGAGGGCGAGGTGATTTACAAGGGCGAAAGAATGCGGGCTACCGAGGCATTTGCCAGGGAAAAGCTCAGACCTTTGAAGCTTGAGGCAAAGGAAGGGCTTGCCCTCATTAACGGCACGAGTGTGATGACTTCAATCGCTGGTTTTGCTGTGCATGAAAGTGAGCTTCTCTTGAAAACAGCTTTAATTGCTACAATGATGTCGCTGGAAGCACTGAAAGGGACGAATCAGGCGTTTAGGAAGGAGGTATCTGAAGTTAGAAAACACACTGGCCAGAAAAAATGTGCTGAAATTTTTATGAGAATGCTGGAAAAAAGTGAAATTCTTGAGTCACACAAGAACTGCAAGAAAGTGCAGGATGCCTACACATTGCGCTGTGCTCCGCAAGTGCTCGGTGCAGTATGGGATACACTGGATAATGTGAGAAAAATCGTGGAAACTGAGATGAATTCTGTTACAGACAACCCACTAATCTTACCAGAGGGCAAATCTCTTTCCTGCGGAAATTTTCATGGGGAACCAGTTGCACTTGCAATGGATTTTCTGGCAATTGCCCTTGCAGTGATGGGAAATTTTTCGGAGCGGAGAACTGCAAGACTTGTGGACATGCACCTGAGCGGGCTGCCTCCTTTTCTGACTGAAAAGAGCGGGCTTAACTCTGGCTACATGATTCCCCAGTATGTGGCTGCTTCCCTTGCATCCGAGAATAAGATTCTAGCACATCCAGCAAGTGCAGACACAATTTCAACCTCTGCAAATCAGGAGGACCATGTGAGCATGGGTACAACAGCCGCCAGGAAATGTCTTCAGATTTGCGGGAATGTGAGACACATTTTAGCAATTGAGTTGCTTTGTGCGGCTCAAGGCCTTGATTTTCATAAACCATTAAAGCCAGGCATCGGGGTGCTGAAAGCATGGAAGTTGCTTAGGAGTCATGTGCCCCATCTCGATGAGGACAGGGTGCTTTATCCAGAAATTCAGAAGATTGCGGATTTGATTGCAAAAGGAG
This window contains:
- a CDS encoding tetratricopeptide repeat protein; this translates as MPPDIVVPFVDRKQELKIIQELIEEAISGRTAALLIKGDVGIGKTRLMEQTLEIAKNKNFQYGVGHGVKGVRIPFVTLTECFSELGIEHLLSPQKPPRVDCVYLSTDRGLLIAKVERENFQIKPEIFTAMLALVNRFVQDSMKLIDPSAGGGLGRLEYEGWWIVVERLGNLNLVAILSGRETEFLIEDMRNALFNIQRKYGKILKNWNGDADAVTGIEEEFRYLITSGKYDGIDYGKGDFAAQRTTLFENVTRGVCRIASEKPMLIVIENVQWADESTISMVSYLIQNIRNSNLFVLLTARTDEFAGSFANDVLGDLVNAGKMQEIELGELSKESAVEILESIAKGIGKNEEVVCEILSETGGNPLFLIEITMYMIAEREIIEENGNWKIVKKKEHRLPKKVEEIFRRKLAGLGELREIVECGSVIGESFNPEIVATVFGIDRFQMLRKLRNIEHSGLITFVGNDCAFAHTLAREVTYQSIPQPMRAMYHEKVAEALEKIYKDRIESILSRIGYHYYKAGNSGKALPYLLKGIKNAETKFANEEALQLIGYAKELSENDESLKEVYVGLLEKEGDIYQITGRYKEALQVYSTLLQFTSAPERIYRKIGECAHATGNYEEGLEYIKKGLENVDKSNREYGRLRLLEGTIHYRKGEIEEAQQIYLEILAVFEEFGAEDRDRALLLNNLGNVYFEKRELKKALDYYRLSLGIREKINEHLTIAGSYNNIGIVYRYMHEYSTALAYFQKSLKQAEKCGHLWGMIFPLDNMADLYFAIGDLDNCMQTYKTEIQYLKKIENLHALINTYGKLAKAFAKHERFNEAMECLVESGGYVLKTNNPLLLAGHFLAHVAVYREQEKYERGLEFVDKALLELKKVKNDERGKILLLNAISDKSDLLCSLGRKAEAEKICTTIFNNFSAMDVAKAAGYAYITYGKILADQGKIGEARSKFYQGVEALMLYGGEYRTACGYLAWGEVEKGAGNREEADKLIDKAIKMFSMMKIKRKIEEARKLLES
- a CDS encoding NosD domain-containing protein yields the protein MPPEEISVDVGKGYMSTTESTVYLVAEKIVSRGFKLIYITKRNPDLLIEEFPWLRKEEGYWLTTSPTEKHKTLDPRRLEFEVTQTILEFVKNHKKSVVVVDAISLLMSRNDFDKLLEFVKAMADFVSLHDSVFLIYAPPKIFKEKERALLLEYVKLMKIGDYTHVGVKVFVRCAKCGKRVDESQTFCPSCGAFLTPNRIDNVEPNKVETLDSIIKEILEDVEKEPKEQKRVGVEPQKVEGKETKLEQRRTKNKEESFINGVRYQKRKEKTTKKNMIVGVFISVVLLIASLLIVWYALQPQTKIKVDGKIDDWQGITSYADTSVAVDPDINLNEYSVYYESDRVYFYAKVSGSLFNGANNGYDALIIFVDTDANANTGYRIENLGADAKIEVSGYAGEIRSAVASRFIEQSASSKPELNYSAWENAGEVRVEKSTNIVEGYAKIAGLKNPVSLVLMRHYESSAYAEKRGMALVSKTEGSLVVYQNFIGSDVVNADEDVLELRLVAKGKAVHVESLSVENANLDLPKKDLGVNEELTVRCKAKSLSDGNAYAFAVSSMDTNVPYRIVGNGGKAYFGSLPSGIVIDGAFGDWQGVQKGVDVPGDADKNIDLLEYASAITNNAYFYMAVDGTMLAGCEIPVLGARPPVQPGPSMPVVIKENLGMDVARVYIDLMNSTINTFNPAMISHGYLIELQGRNGQVISAKAWKWENGVKAEEIQNPNIAHGLSDGKIELSVGLDTLPGIDGNSKFYFEMSNWLGQKDASEIAYRAGKIWHENTAANGGTRVTPHVPIHINENSQFTPDNGVVGGSGTQSDPYIIEGWEIDANGGTYCIWIENTDVYFVIRNCNVYYATSTDTQPNGAGIALNNVKNGVLENNTASDNINGIFLSSSSNNTVTNTTASGNSWNGIYLWCSSNNTITDNTAFGNFDSGIYLYYSSNNTIINNTASSNTKYGIVLDYLSDSNTITNNTASNNDLGIFLGASIKNIITYNNASDNSIDGIRLSSSSNNNITNNNASDNYYGISLYSSSNNNITNNWICNNTYYGMNITSGSTSNTIHHNNFIGNNGAGKGVSGNCQAYDDVGSNYWYDNTALEGNYWSNWDGNGNGTANAYPINGGAGASDWYPLGSPVSELSIVQVSVLVICNFALLILRKKRKANFPKAFSPPLFFV
- a CDS encoding DUF2148 domain-containing protein, which gives rise to MSELEEYVKRLAEYLMVTAQTAPKGRGEDSLVMKVLAGEEKGKLARAMFAMAEKTGKKRYERDGKNVEQSDAVLLIGIKPHKAMGFDCMACGLGCKGFDEFGRKSGEFEGPNCAFKLIDLGIALGSVAKNAAIFGLDSRVMYTVGAVAKAEKMLDATMIIGFPVSATAKSPYFDRKV
- the leuS gene encoding leucine--tRNA ligase — translated: MSAYNHVEVEQKWAKIWEESGIWKAEKRNGKKFFLIFAYPGSSGILHAGHMRGFAYSDIITRWKRMLGYDVLFPAGVHASGIPAVAFAKKVETNDPITLSQLKELGLDDATIERMREPETASYELMKIYISMWKQFGFLIDWSRTLITISPEYKKFITWQFEKLMEKGLLVKKEHHAPLCPNCGPVAVDPSETDISRGGNAEILEFTLLKFKYGDYYLPAATLRPETIFGVTNIWLNPNIKYVLLELGGEKYIVSEEAAKKLLHQKNGKILGEIDVKEMLGKQCIAPVVNREIPILPGEFVDGNVATGVVMSVPAHAPYDWAALLELKENAEKYGLSKEEIAKIKPISLIEVVEEDNPMETRAPVKPAIDHFPDRGMSAVDICTQLGIKDTKDRAKLDEATTIVYKKEFHNGRLKQICGAYAGKKISEVKDRIKEDFVAQGVADKMYEFSEEVVCRCGTRVIISVVPDQWFIKYSDPELKEKSKSHSEKMALYPQTYHDEIKKVIDWYSDRACIRKGRWLGTEFPYKAGWIIEPISDSTLYPAFYIISKYVNEGLLKPEQMNSAFFDYVFLDKGEGNAEIKEIQEKIREDFEYWYPLDINLGGKEHKTVHFPVFLMNHVAILSEKHWPRGIFVNWHLTMKSGEKISKSKGGMVAIPRIAEKFGVDALRLYYAHAASPDADLEWDEETVLTYKNRVEKIYAQYEELAKFESELKGHLETWLESRFAKTLVLAHQYMEKFALRESANVLFFEFYNDLRWYIKRGGKSKLAQKIYMDYLKCLAPFVPNICEEIWHLENSTLISSEPLPAPESYKQSEEAERKEEFLQALVEDIRNILKLVKGKPEKIELYVAAKWKQELAKEIAMNISKERSQIMKELMEKPTLKQHAKEIQKTVPKLLEEIKKKGEKYIFFDEYQFLQEAREFLAGEFGVEVEVKNADAHPAEKKAQVAMPFKPGIQVVVKNE